TATTTTCTGTGCTCGTCTCAAGTCCCATCTCTCCTATTTGATTCTCTTTTTCCAAAATACTTGAGGGGTTAGGTGTTACCTTTTCAACTACCAGGCAGTAAGAACCACTAGGGGAAAAAGCACGAATACAGACAGAGAAAACCTAAGAAAAGAAAATACAGAAATGCTTCTGGAGACGCAGGACATCTAACCACAAGAGAGGTTTATATTTCTCACAGTGAAGCTATATTTTATTACCTTAAAAAGTGCTCAGGACTTTGGAGGAAAGAATTAAGCTAAGCACTACCGTTAGACAATACGTCATTAAAAGTCGTTACACAAAATTTTGTATACTTAAGAACCTAAGGCGGTGGGATCAAGAGATACCTATCTAGCAGCCTTTGGTGATCAGAGGTTGCTTCATCAACTGAAGGTATGTCTCCATTTATTCTAGGAACATGCTGCAATACAAATTATTTTAAGAAACTAAAGCAACAGTCAAGAAGGTATATCCAAACAAAAAAGCCTACATGCTCAAGCTAAAGGCTTCCTATTGCAGTTCATTCACAACAaaccaagtatatatatatatatatatgatatatctCTGTATATGCCTGTAAAGGCACAACAGTTCTCAGTATTCATAAAACAGAAGAATATGATCTCTCATATCCTTTTATATTTTACATGCAGATTCCAGATGAATAAATAATTTGGCAGCTGCTGATATAAGAGGTTATTGTTCTGATAACATTAATCCAGACAAAGCTAAGTACCAAGTATTCGCTCAGTTGCAATTTGTttgtcttcttttctttttagtctgttccaAAAAGGATGCCACtttctatatatattataaggtactccctccgtttcaatttgtttgtctagttttgacttggcacggagtttaagaaagtaaaaaagacttttgaattatgtggtcttaaactaaagctATGCAGAATGTACaaaaatgccctttaatcttgtggtctttaACATGCCATGCGGAAAATTGGAACTgaagagttgccaaaaaaggaaTGAGACATTATTTTTGAAATagaataaaaagaaaagtaagacaaacatattgaaacagagggaataaCACTTTACACCCAACATCCCACACggcatatttaagaccacaagattcaaagggcgTTTGATATACTACACATATCTtttatttaagaccacaagattcaaaaggcATTTGATATATTACACACATCTTTTGTacaagaccacaagattcaaaagtcttctttattttcttaaactccgtgctgaatcaaactaagacaaacaaattgaaatggaagGAGTAAATGGTTAAAGGTGCAGAGCACCATGCATGTCCTCATACACAACGTGAATTAGTGGTCTTGACACTCGCGCAAACAACCCCTCCAAAAGTTATAAAAGTACCAAAGAAGAGGGGAATTCCAAGCTCACCAAAGCTTCTAGAAAACAGACAAACTTACAGGAACAGCACTCAGTTGGTTTATTCTCTTCCTTACTTCTCCatcaatctcaaattcatcttgtATGTCCAATGTGTAGGTATAATCTTCTCCATCATATGATCTGTTGCCAGGACTAGAGCAAGAACTTGAAGGCCCTAAATCATCAGCTTCTAGGCCAGTATCATGCCCTGTGAATGatagatatatgtatacatattttaGCAAATGTTTAAATTCAAGAAACAATCACAAAACTGAAATAAGGATACGTACCAGCATAGTACTCCCTTGGAGGACCCTGCCAATGTTGTACACCAGTGGAGGCTTGTAAGTACTGCTGATCTGCATGTGAAGATTCAGCATCTTCTGCAATGGACAACTCTGACAGTTCTTCTTGTAGAGCCTGAGCAATAAGCTCATCATTTTCAACGTTGCAATATGATGGGTGACAGCGGTTTTCTCTGGCATATTGTTCATGAGAGATTTCAATGTCATGCTGTCTACTGTCACCATAATAGTTGGAACTAAAAAGTTGGTCCACATCAAGAAAACTAAAAGCCCCACGAGCAGCATCAGATTCCGGTTCACACATGATTATATCTTTCAGAAAAAATGCCAAAGTCAAAAACCTCTTCTCACCTCTAAATTGGATCTATCG
The nucleotide sequence above comes from Lycium barbarum isolate Lr01 chromosome 3, ASM1917538v2, whole genome shotgun sequence. Encoded proteins:
- the LOC132630028 gene encoding OVARIAN TUMOR DOMAIN-containing deubiquitinating enzyme 12-like isoform X1 produces the protein MCEPESDAARGAFSFLDVDQLFSSNYYGDSRQHDIEISHEQYARENRCHPSYCNVENDELIAQALQEELSELSIAEDAESSHADQQYLQASTGVQHWQGPPREYYAGHDTGLEADDLGPSSSCSSPGNRSYDGEDYTYTLDIQDEFEIDGEVRKRINQLSAVPHVPRINGDIPSVDEATSDHQRLLDRLQTNDLVEHKVQGDGNCQFRALSDQFYRTPEHHKFVRQQIVTQLKAHPEIYEGYVPMAYDEYLKRMSENGEWGDHVTLQAAADSYGVKVFVLTSFKDTYYIEILPKDQKSNRVIYLSFWAEVHYNSIYPQGDFLPCDDFKKKKKKWSFWNMH